In Carya illinoinensis cultivar Pawnee chromosome 7, C.illinoinensisPawnee_v1, whole genome shotgun sequence, the following are encoded in one genomic region:
- the LOC122316346 gene encoding uncharacterized protein LOC122316346, whose product MDSSSPFDCLIFDLDDTLYSSKIGLAEALRKNIDDYLVEKCGFPESKASNLRYELFKTYGSSLVGLRVLGYDIDADDYHGFVHGRLPYDLIKPDSQLRNLVCNITQRKIIFTNSDRNHAVKVLDRLGLKDCFEQIICFETMNPNLSKSTRPDEFPVLLKPSMDAMKIALDVADVDPRRTLFLDDNVCNVAAGKDLGLRTVLANSTCGSRNLQQLVQPLLLDHLADKHFGEKGSRGCQR is encoded by the coding sequence ATGGATTCTAGTTCTCCTTTTGACTGCCTTATCTTCGATTTGGATGACACTCTGTACTCTTCCAAGATTGGACTTGCCGAAGCTCTTaggaaaaatattgatgattatCTTGTTGAGAAATGCGGATTCCCAGAGAGCAAGGCCTCGAATCTCCGATATGAGCTTTTCAAAACGTACGGCAGCTCCCTTGTTGGCTTGCGGGTTTTGGGGTATGACATTGACGCCGATGATTACCATGGCTTCGTACACGGAAGATTGCCGTATGATTTGATCAAACCGGATTCTCAGTTGCGAAACCTCGTATGTAACATTACCCAACGAAAAATCATTTTCACGAACTCGGATAGGAATCACGCGGTTAAGGTCTTGGATCGGCTCGGATTAAAAGACTGCTTTGAGCAAATCATATGCTTCGAGACAATGAACCCGAACCTCTCTAAGTCGACCCGGCCCGACGAGTTCCCAGTGCTTCTCAAGCCATCTATGGACGCCATGAAGATCGCGCTGGATGTTGCCGACGTTGATCCTCGTCGAACGTTGTTTCTCGATGACAACGTTTGCAACGTCGCTGCCGGGAAAGACTTGGGTCTCCGAACCGTTTTGGCCAACTCCACCTGTGGCTCAAGAAATTTGCAACAGCTCGTCCAACCTCTCCTACTTGACCACCTCGCCGATAAACATTTCGGGGAAAAAGGATCTCGAGGATGCCAGCGGTAG
- the LOC122316347 gene encoding disease resistance protein RPP13-like, which produces MDALKVEDLRRNLVWKIIRYPMMCHDAAKKIEGFNHKINKILDTVQRYEAEATPVAAVDVALERHRSVIKETDVVGFAIDSTKLEKQLTEGDSKLGVISIIGMGGSGKTTLAWKIYNTLLVERHFVCRIWVHASFQFRTRDLLLEMLKSAIPESDESMGALEDIERIKRRRMNGIEGMSKDEMKKKLFKYLEGKRY; this is translated from the coding sequence ATGGATGCATTGAAGGTTGAAGACCTGAGGAGGAACTTGGTGTGGAAGATAATTCGGTACCCAATGATGTGTCATGATGCAGCAAAGAAGATAGAGGGCTTCAAccataaaatcaataaaatcctGGATACTGTACAAAGGTACGAAGCGGAAGCTACTCCAGTTGCAGCGGTGGACGTTGCACTGGAAAGACATAGGAGTGTCATCAAGGAAACAGACGTGGTGGGCTTCGCTATTGACTCTACAAAATTGGAGAAGCAGCTTACGGAAGGGGATTCAAAGCTTGGTGTCATTTCAATCATCGGCATGGGAGGGTCGGGTAAGACCACTCTTGCCTGGAAGATCTACAATACTCTTCTCGTCGAGAGGCACTTTGTTTGCCGTATATGGGTGCATGCATCTTTCCAATTCAGAACCAGGGACTTGCTGCTTGAAATGTTAAAGTCTGCGATACCAGAGTCTGACGAATCCATGGGGGCACTCGAAGACATTGAGAGGATAAAAAGAAGGAGGATGAACGGAATCGAAGGCATGAgtaaagatgaaatgaaaaaaaagttgTTCAAATACTTGGAAGGAAAGCGGTATTAA
- the LOC122316348 gene encoding putative disease resistance RPP13-like protein 3, with translation MDNIWTTEVWNELKDGFPDNSNGSRILITSRIKGVASESTTHFPPILDEDESWELFRKKVCVTEEFPPQRCANSYLCRRTRCKDILSLSYTHLSQHLKSCFLYFGVYPEEFEIPVRQLIRPWIAEGFIEHTGSRYIEDDAKDYFDELYNQSLIQVASSRTDGGAKTCRIHALLQHISICESKEEKFLEVFRHVNLLSENKSRRISVQCSTPRYIASNLSHATCARSLLFFGHEKLSFDSSYRKKQTYGDLDPNHWKWVHEKFCLVRVLHFGQLNIYSIPSNIEELICLRYLRIKSDVLKVIPASICNLKHLETLDLKGTFLNCLPTGIWEVSSLRNLYMSGPVSLPDHFYPDVKALWKLQVLSTVSLNPQNVSLIVQSELLRKLGI, from the exons ATGGACAACATCTGGACAACCGAAGTTTGGAATGAGCTAAAAGATGGTTTTCCTGATAACTCAAACGGAAGCAGAATATTGATCACCAGCCGTATAAAAGGTGTGGCTTCAGAAAGTACTACCCACTTTCCCCCAATTCTCGATGAAGATGAAAGCTGGGAACTCTTTAGGAAGAAGGTATGCGTAACAGAGGAATTTCCTCCCCA ACGATGTGCGAATTCCTATCTTTGTCGTAGGACAAGATGCAAGGACATACTCTCCTTGAGCTACACCCACCTGTCGCAGCACTTGAAATCATGCTTTTTGTACTTTGGAGTATACCCAGAAGAATTTGAGATCCCTGTAAGGCAATTGATCCGACCTTGGATAGCCGAGGGATTCATAGAGCATACTGGCTCTAGATACATAGAGGATGATGCCAAAGACTACTTCGATGAGCTGTATAATCAAAGCTTGATCCAAGTGGCTAGCAGCAGGACAGATGGAGGAGCAAAGACATGTCGTATTCATGCTCTTCTACAACACATCTCCATTTGCGAGAGCAAAGAAGAGAAGTTTCTTGAGGTATTTAGACATGTTAATCTTTTATCCGAGAACAAATCCCGTAGAATTTCTGTCCAATGTAGCACTCCTCGTTATATTGCTTCAAATCTCTCTCACGCTACTTGTGCCCGCTCTTTGTTGTTCTTTGGCCATGAGAAACTTAGCTTCGACTCATCCTACAGAAAGAAGCAGACCTACGGCGACCTTGATCCAAACCATTGGAAATGGGTCCACGAAAAGTTCTGCTTGGTTCGGGTGCTTCATTTTGGTCAACTAAATATTTACTCCATTCCCTCAAATATAGAAGAATTGATCTGTTTGAGGTACTTGAGAATAAAGTCTGATGTTCTGAAAGTAATTCCAGCTTCCATTTGCAACCTTAAACACCTAGAAACCCTCGACCTGAAAGGTACTTTTCTGAATTGCTTGCCTACAGGGATATGGGAGGTCAGTAGTCTTAGAAATCTGTATATGTCTGGGCCAGTGAGTTTACCGGACCATTTTTACCCAGACGTCAAAGCTCTTTGGAAGCTCCAAGTCCTTTCCACTGTATCCCTTAACCCACAAAATGTGAGCCTCATTGTTCAATCTGAACTCTTAAGGAAATTAGGAATATAA
- the LOC122317448 gene encoding uncharacterized protein LOC122317448 yields MGEVSDTTMTMQHQKKRKKKKGRPSLLDLQKRSLKQQQQQQQQIPNPIHLSPHYTRRSTSRNSYSDQPEWVSGSGEDDERKEKKHKLLNGLNPHPHYPTLSQNSLSFSSNPYASDSNANVEDTEAAIKRRNISPVPYASDAMGDKLLKATDTLNGSQVESGPTTPLPDKKLLVFILDRLQKKDTHGVFSEPVDPEELPDYHEIIENPMDFGTVRKKLDGGAYANLEQFEKDVFLICTNAMQYNAPDTIFFRQARSMQELANKNFENLRQDSDDNEPQPKVVRRGRPPGKNPRKSLDRAPFDHVCPEPAFDASLASEGGNARGANAYNLRKGQPSYRFPPADTVLRASHGSRNSETCTSWWPEWENEFPASVLKGVVKYGKKQFAIDENKRDTYKDFLDSGHGPSVMATLEGDWKQLMAVGLNLEDGYARSLTQFAADLGPVVWKIASKKIERVLPFGLKFGPGWIGENEALNQEQSSESSISDDGKSKLPYHVTSESNMAFANGSLLQAQAERTGFDSQFELTSLKSSVGGKKSMPPLEIQPKSLVCSDMDRSNGGLGSGFLSQIRMVSLSRLTGMSCSDDTSLPSQALETNSSNNTTIYQMPRNDVESNETRFSEIARTISGNLLALGPGLKSHGTAEVMLGGESSWERLLMHHSFPPDLNVRIQQTSSTSSNVQIGSPQQPDLVLQL; encoded by the exons ATGGGCGAGGTATCAGATACGACGATGACGATGCAACatcagaagaagaggaagaagaagaagggacgCCCATCTCTTTTGGATCTCCAAAAACGCTCTCTCAAGCAacagcagcaacaacaacagcaaATCCCTAACCCGATCCATTTAAGTCCTCACTATACCCGTCGCTCCACTAGCCGGAACTCTTATTCTGACCAGCCGGAGTGGGTTTCCGGTTCTGGAGAGGACGACGAACGCAAAGAAAAGAAGCACAAGCTCCTAAATGGTCTGAACCCCCATCCACATTACCCGACATTGTCGCAGAATTCCCTGTCGTTTAGCTCCAATCCATACGCCTCTGATTCTAATGCGAATGTTGAGGATACCGAGGCGGCCATCAAGAGGCGCAATATCAGCCCCGTACCTTACGCATCTGATGCAATG GGTGACAAGCTTTTGAAAGCGACAGACACCTTAAATG GGTCGCAGGTGGAGTCCGGTCCCACGACACCTTTACCGGACAAAAAGTTATTGGTGTTCATCCTTGACAGGCTTCAAAa AAAGGACACTCATGGGGTATTCTCGGAGCCAGTGGATCCGGAAGAG CTTCCTGATTACCATGAAATCATCGAGAATCCAATGGATTTTGGAACCGTGAGGAAGAAACTAGATGGGGGAGCTTATGCCAACTTGGAACAGTTTGAG AAAGATGTGTTTCTGATATGCACAAATGCAATGCAGTATAATGCACCagatactattttttttagacAG GCACGGTCTATGCAAGAGTTGGCAAACAAGAATTTCGAAAATTTGAGGCAGGATAGTGATGATAATGAGCCACAACCCAAAGTTGTTAGGAGAGGCAGGCCTCCAGGAAAGAACCCGAGGAAGTCCCTGGACAGAGCTCCTTTTGATCATGTTTGTCCCGAGCCTGCCTTCGATGCAAGTCTTGCCTCTGAAGGTGGTAATGCAAGGGGGGCCAATGCTTACAATCTAAGAAAAGGTCAGCCTTCATACAGGTTCCCACCTGCTGATACTGTGCTCAGGGCTTCACATGGATCTCGTAACAGTGAAACTTGTACCAGTTGGTGGCCTGAATGGGAGAATGAATTTCCCG CTTCTGTTTTGAAGGGTGTTGTCAAGTATGGGAAGAAACAATTTGCAATAGATGAGAATAAGCGTGACACCTATAAGGATTTCTTGGACTCTGGTCATGGGCCATCTGTAATGGCCACCCTTGAGGGGGACTGGAAGCAACTAATGGCG GTAGGTCTAAACTTGGAGGATGGTTATGCGAGAAGCCTAACTCAATTTGCTGCTGATCTTGGCCCAGTAGTTTGGAAGATTGCTTCGAAGAAAATTGAAAGAGTATTGCCCTTTGGACTCAAGTTTGGTCCTGGATGGATAGGAGAAAATGAGGCATTAAACCAGGAGCAATCTTCAGAGAGCTCAATATCAGATGATGGTAAAAGTAAGCTTCCATATCACGTGACATCTGAATCAAATATGGCTTTTGCAAATGGATCGTTGTTGCAAGCTCAAGCAGAAAGAACAGGATTTGATTCACAATTTGAGTTGACTTCACTGAAAAGTAGTGTCGGTGGAAAAAAATCTATGCCTCCTCTTGAGATTCAGCCGAAATCGTTAGTTTGCTCTGATATGGATCGTTCTAATGGGGGGTTGGGGTCTGGTTTTCTATCACAAATAAGGATGGTGAGTCTTTCCAGATTAACTGGAATGTCTTGTTCTGATGATACTTCATTGCCTTCTCAAGCACTCGAAACAAATTCAAGTAACAACACTACCATTTACCAAATGCCCAGAAATGATGTTGAGTCAAATGAAACCAGGTTCTCCGAAATTGCCAGAACAATTTCTGGAAATTTATTGGCCTTGGGCCCTGGTCTTAAGTCACATGGAACAGCAGAAGTGATGCTTGGCGGGGAGTCATCTTGGGAGAGATTGTTAATGCACCATTCATTTCCTCCTGATCTAAATGTGAGAATTCAGCAAACGAGTTCAACTAGTTCTAATGTCCAGATCGGTTCACCTCAGCAGCCGGATTTAGTGTTGCAGCTCTGA